In Balaenoptera musculus isolate JJ_BM4_2016_0621 chromosome 19, mBalMus1.pri.v3, whole genome shotgun sequence, one genomic interval encodes:
- the CACNG7 gene encoding voltage-dependent calcium channel gamma-7 subunit isoform X1, with product MSHCSSRALTLLSSVFGACGLLLVGIAVSTDYWLYMEEGTVLPQNQTTEVKMALHAGLWRVCFFAGREKGRCVASEYFLEPEINLVTENTENILKTVRTATPFPMVSLFLVFTAFVISNIGHIRPQRTILAFVSGIFFILSGHPSAPPGLSLVVGLVLYISSINDEVMNRPSSSEQYFHYRYGWSFAFAASSFLLKEGAGVMSVYLFTKRYAEEEMYRPHPAFYRPRLSDCSDYSGQFLQPEAWRRGRSPSDISSDVSIQMTQNYPPAIKYPDHLHISTSPC from the exons ATGAGTCACTGCAGTAGCCGTGCCCTGACCCTGCTGAGCAGCGTGTTCGGTGCGTGTGGCCTGCTGCTGGTGGGCATCGCGGTCAGCACGGACTACTGGCTGTACATGGAAGAGGGAACGGTGTTGCCACAGAACCAGACCACGGAGGTCAAGATGGCGCTGCATGCCGGCCTGTGGCGCGTCTGCTTCTTCGCAG GCCGGGAAAAGGGTCGCTGCGTGGCCTCAGAATACTTCCTTGAACCGGAGATCAACTTGGTGACGGAAAACACGGAGAATATTCTGA AGACAGTGCGCACAGCCACCCCCTTCCCCATGGTCAGTCTCTTCCTCGTGTTCACCGCCTTCGTCATCAGCAACATCGGTCACATCCGCCCACAGAGAACCATTCTGGCCTTCGTTTCTGGCATCTTCTTCATCCTATCGG GGCACCCCTCTGCTCCCCCAGGCCTCTCCTTGGTGGTGGGCTTGGTTCTTTACATTTCCAGCATCAACGACGAGGTCATGAACAGGCCCAGCAGCTCCGAGCAGTATTTCCACTATCGCTACGGGTGGTCTTTTGCCTTCGCAGCTTCCTCCTTCCTACTCAAAGAG GGAGCTGGCGTGATGTCCGTGTACCTGTTCACCAAGCGCTACGCGGAGGAGGAGATGTACCGTCCGCACCCGGCCTTCTACCGCCCGCGTCTCAGCGACTGCTCCGACTACTCGGGCCAGTTTCTGCAGCCCGAGGCGTGGCGCCGCGGCCGCAGCCCCTCCGACATCTCTAGCGACGTATCCATCCAGATGACGCAGAACTACCCTCCAGCCATCAAGTACCCGGACCACCTGCACATCTCCACCTCGCCCTGctga
- the CACNG7 gene encoding voltage-dependent calcium channel gamma-7 subunit isoform X2, with protein MSHCSSRALTLLSSVFGACGLLLVGIAVSTDYWLYMEEGTVLPQNQTTEVKMALHAGLWRVCFFAGREKGRCVASEYFLEPEINLVTENTENILKTVRTATPFPMVSLFLVFTAFVISNIGHIRPQRTILAFVSGIFFILSGLSLVVGLVLYISSINDEVMNRPSSSEQYFHYRYGWSFAFAASSFLLKEGAGVMSVYLFTKRYAEEEMYRPHPAFYRPRLSDCSDYSGQFLQPEAWRRGRSPSDISSDVSIQMTQNYPPAIKYPDHLHISTSPC; from the exons ATGAGTCACTGCAGTAGCCGTGCCCTGACCCTGCTGAGCAGCGTGTTCGGTGCGTGTGGCCTGCTGCTGGTGGGCATCGCGGTCAGCACGGACTACTGGCTGTACATGGAAGAGGGAACGGTGTTGCCACAGAACCAGACCACGGAGGTCAAGATGGCGCTGCATGCCGGCCTGTGGCGCGTCTGCTTCTTCGCAG GCCGGGAAAAGGGTCGCTGCGTGGCCTCAGAATACTTCCTTGAACCGGAGATCAACTTGGTGACGGAAAACACGGAGAATATTCTGA AGACAGTGCGCACAGCCACCCCCTTCCCCATGGTCAGTCTCTTCCTCGTGTTCACCGCCTTCGTCATCAGCAACATCGGTCACATCCGCCCACAGAGAACCATTCTGGCCTTCGTTTCTGGCATCTTCTTCATCCTATCGG GCCTCTCCTTGGTGGTGGGCTTGGTTCTTTACATTTCCAGCATCAACGACGAGGTCATGAACAGGCCCAGCAGCTCCGAGCAGTATTTCCACTATCGCTACGGGTGGTCTTTTGCCTTCGCAGCTTCCTCCTTCCTACTCAAAGAG GGAGCTGGCGTGATGTCCGTGTACCTGTTCACCAAGCGCTACGCGGAGGAGGAGATGTACCGTCCGCACCCGGCCTTCTACCGCCCGCGTCTCAGCGACTGCTCCGACTACTCGGGCCAGTTTCTGCAGCCCGAGGCGTGGCGCCGCGGCCGCAGCCCCTCCGACATCTCTAGCGACGTATCCATCCAGATGACGCAGAACTACCCTCCAGCCATCAAGTACCCGGACCACCTGCACATCTCCACCTCGCCCTGctga